In the genome of Branchiostoma floridae strain S238N-H82 unplaced genomic scaffold, Bfl_VNyyK Sc7u5tJ_1421, whole genome shotgun sequence, the window TGGGACCCATGGATTGAGTTGAGGAACACAGTGACCATTGAGAAGGACGTGACGCGACAGAGCCTGATCCCGGTGGTGGGAAGGGAGGTGCCCATCGTGCACGCCTTCAGGATGGTACGGGCAACCTTCAAGGCGGACATGGACCTCGCCGACTTCCCTTTCGACCACCAGGTATAGTAAATGATATACTATAACGCACAACTCTGTCGATTATGGAAATTGGTGGCCGTCTGGTGATCAACTGATACGACAAAAGCTCGTTGACTGTTTAAAGGTCTGCGGCGAACGGGCGAGAGTAGTCGGGATTCTCTCCGCGACTTCCGACCTCTTCAAAAGCACTATGTTTCTGAACACTGGGCTAAGCacgctaacgttacatttccatgaTTTCCATCCTTACTGTTCTAAATGATTGTTCCAGAAACTGACTATCAAACTGATGTCAGGCTGGTCAACTAAGAGGGTGGAGCTGAGAAAGAACCTGGGGTGCATCGACAACATTACTGGTGACGACTTTACAGGTAACAATCGGTGATGATTTTGTGCATAACATAAATATGTTAGGTATCACAGTAACACAAACCCCGCTACCATTTGGATCATATTCCATGAATACGTGGGCCCATCTCGGACATGctgtaagggattgcattcgtTATTTTGGATGCCATGGTGACGTAAATCTGGCGGCCTCGTGTAGTAGGCTGAGCTTCAGACGTAAGCCTGAAGCATCTaacctctgcacgtaaaagaacagCTTACCGAAAGAGTAGGTTGTGATGACCCGGTGTGCTTGGTTACAAACGCGTGTCGTGGCGAGGCCGCCGTGCAGTTGTACTAATAGCCATGAATTTCTACCTGAGGTCCCTATCTGGGGATGTTGTCGCGTGTCATTTGATTTTGCGTCCAATCCGAGAGGGTGCTTCTAACCGAAGTTAGGTAGTCATTTTCAGCTGAGCCGCAAGGATGAATAGGCGATAAGTGCCTTTCACAACATTCATTTGGGGCATGCTAgggattctgtatctgtatctatatatgtactatacagccggtataacctcccttcggcgtaacacattaGTTGACACACCGATTTGAACACAGAACCTTTGCGCGTCAACGGGCAAACTTCGGACCACCTGACCGCCTGTTCAACAAGGACATTATACacataatgtccttggttcAACTGACAAAACTTACCTGCAATTGAAGTTATTCACGAAAGAGGTACAGACCAATACACGCGGTGGAAATGTTATCTGATGCTTTCttatacataattataattataagaATGATGACTACCTTAACTAAACAACCCCGTTCAACAGATGGCGAACAGTGGGAGCTGAGTGAATATCTGGAGTGCAAACATGACGTCAAAGATATCAAGCAGCAGTCCAAAACCTCCGGCGAGTACCCATTATACACCATCACTGCGCATGTGCAAAGGAAGACGGGTTTCTACATGTGGAACATCGTGCTGATATTGGTAAGTGTAATAAGCCATTTCATGGATccaactgcgcatgcgcaggtcaaaggtgaaggccctaATTTGTAAATTAATTTATGCATGTCCGTCGGTTTCCATAACTATGCCTagacgtgttttgtttgctACTCAGGCAGctttacctttgacctgcgcaATTGGATCATTGGGGCTTGTGCGTTTGACTCATGTTTAAGGGTCGAGGGACATCCAACCATCCAGCCAACCACCCTCTCATACTAGGTTCCGCACTTGTATGAATCAAGCTGGTaactttgcctttttttttattcaacataaaagcagacaggacaaagtgacactgcactcaagttaaaaaaacttattttaacagtgccacttaacatacatttgaatacatgaatacagatataacaacattagaaacaatAATTGAACAAACTAATCGACTAACATCGTGTGTGCCCCaaaacacccctacccaccccatGTACAAAGTAACAATTCAATGATGTATAAATGCAGTAAATTCTACACATGAAATATAACAGTAGGACTAAAAACGCTGAGTAAGATCAATGAACTTTGCCTTTAACACAAGAGGGGGAGTATTCGATCGACTGACGTGACAGCGTCATCATCCGGCCCTAATAGAATAGGTTGTGGGGCTAGTGGAGTTGTATGTCTGTATGGCTTAGGCGGTGATGCCTGACATATCTGATTACAGGCCATCATCACGGCCCTCTCGTCCGTCTCCTCGTTCTCCATCCCGCTAGAACAGCACAGCGACCGCCTCGTCATCACTTTCACCCTCCTGCTCACCACCGTGGCCTTCAAGCTGGTGGTGTCCCACTACCTACCCACCGTCCCCTACCTGACTTTGCTGGTAAGTAGGAAAGTATAGCTCTCTTTAGTAGGAACTTGTGATAGTCCAGGTAGCCACTGCTTATTCGCCTTTCGGAGCTAGGTGCAGCCTAGGGAGTACTGAAAGCAGTTTGGCACTAGAtgtggaacaccagtgctgataGGACTTCAGCACAGGAAAATGAACGCTACTACACTGTTATTTGGACaaggttcagcactggaatttcATTCTGAGGGAGATTCAGATCAGGAACAAAGCCGGTCGGTACTAGATTGTGTTGGAATTTCTTCAGCTCTGACCTTTGAATCAGCAAACCAACGCCATAGTACGAAAATGAACTTGAAAATAGACTCGATCGGGAAAATCTGTACGTTGGCACACGGTTTCAATTAGAAAGTAAAGTCAAGTTTTGGATTTCTCCTAGACCTTTGTTTTCAACTTTGCctctttctatatttttctattttaGGACAGGTATGTACTGGCGTGCATCATCTTCCAGTCATTCGTGGCTGTGGAGAACATTTCGGCCTCGATCAGCAGCTACGTTGACAAGTACAGCGCCTGGCTGATTGACAAGATCTTTTTGGGCATATTTATGTTCGCGCTTCTCTGTGTACACCTGTACTTTAGGAAGGAAGTTTTGGGGACGGTACGTACACAGATAAAATTGTGAAATTGTGTAGAAAAATCTATGAAATGGGGCATTTGCTTAGCGCCTCTAGTATTTTGCAATATGATAATTTCCATCGATCTGAAACTATTAATGCGGGGCTGTGTGGGGTGGGTGAGAATCTAGTTGTAATATAAaatgacatttacatttacCTGTAAACTTCCTTTACTCTATGTACTAGATGAACAAGACCAAAGGAAAGATGCAAAGGATAGAAGAGGAGTTCAAGGTAAAGCTTTGTACTTCGTAACAGCAACGAAACACGTTTATAAAGTCTGAGACGTCAAAATTATTTGCTGTGTTTGTGTGGACATGTATCTGAAATACACCATAGCTTTATTTCAGCTTTGTTTAGTTTCAAGATTATGTTTCAGTAGTATTTATGCTAATAGTAGACgtacataattgtatgtttATAATGAATTGTATGCTTATAATTTAGAATGAGACAAAGGAATAAAACAGAGTTTTTAAATAGTGTCTGCTgccttgaaatacatgtacttgtgttaGGAATAATGTTatactgaaaatgtaaaaaGGACATTATACAATAGTATTTCTTTAGAAACACTTAAACCTCATGTCTCAAACTGAAGAGAcaatatttcttgtttcttacGTACGTGACCAACAGCGTGTCAAGAGACGAACTGACGAAGCCTACGAGAGGCGTGACAAGACACAACAAGGAAGCACTGACACCAACCTGATCATCACGGGATTTACTTATAAAGAGGTCCAGCAGGTAACATTAGTTCCtttttgaaaggaaacaaaaacattcaatTCATCACTtgttttccttcttcttttccCAGCATTTTCATCTTGTGTAAATGTAATTCTGTCTTTTCAAATGTGATTTTATTTCGCAATGACCAACTTCCGTGGTTGAACAGTGCAGTATATGCTTTTATCTATAGTCACACAATTAAGCTTTTTGTCAAGCAATGCTCACCCCAAGTGTCCTGAAAGTAgttgtttttccttttctttcccaCCAAGTTTGAGTCCTGGAGACCTGAAGATGAAACAAATCCTTTGATATTTGATGTGGACGACGGCAACCCAACCGAGATGGAGACTCTGATATAGGCAAGGGCGTGTACGGCCCCTGCGACTGAGTGAGCTCCACTATAATGATGCCTACACTTCCTACCTTCTCCAAGAGGGTTATGATTTCGGCACAGAGTGTGTTCACGCAACTATATCATAAACAGACCAGCAGCACTAGTTTTTACCAAAGGGGGAAGTTCAGTccctttattttattttcaatcacGACTTCGGCAAATCATTCCGATAAATGACTAAGTCGATTATAATTCATTTCCCGTATTTCCGTACACTTATGCAACACAAACCGTCCGATATGACGAACTTGAGCTGGAGAAGCAACAATTCAATCTGTATTCAGGGTCCTGACGCATACCTATCATCCTATAACTGTGCACGTATCGCTGTACGTATGCGTCTTTGTGTACCCACGTTTACTTTCTATAGGTTCCATAATGTTGTTGTGTCTATTCAGACATATACTAGTGAGTGGGCATGACTTTAAAAAGTAACAATCTCGAAACTGGCTTCTTGAACACAATGGAATGAATCCTGATGTTAAGTGCCTATAGACAAACAAAACCTTTATGATCATCAAATGATGATTGCAAAGAGCAGCCAAGTTTTAAATTCcatctatttttttaaaatcaatcacGAGAAAAAGAACTAAGATAAACAGACCAGTATCTGTTACTAAGGTTACAGCTCAGTTTAAAAATATAGCGCCACAGTTACGGCCAATTGGTAGAATTTACTTTCGTTATGTTCAATCATTAGCATGGAAAAAGCTGAATTCTTTTATTACTGACAGATAGCAATGAATTCGTCTGCATGGAAACACGTGTATGTCGTGTATCATTTTAAGTAGTTCATGGTACCTGTTTCTCGTGATTGCGCAGGTCCTTTCGGTGGCGATTTGTTTTTATTGCCTACCCGGTATTTAGAGCGCACCTTATGGCTTGACATACCAAATTTGTACTGAAGTGTACAAGCTgtatatccggacagatttaattgatccACTCAAACCGGGAAGTGTCCCTATGTTTTTTGATAAGAGTGATGGGTTCTTTAGCGTGCTCAAGGCGTGGCTCTGCTCGTACACTGGACCTCGTTTAACGCCCTATCCAAGGGACAGCTCTAACCGaatctaggtactcatttacacctgagtaaagtgatgCCACTTATTGTTTGTGAGTTCTTATCAAAACCATGTTCCCTTATCTGGTCCTTGTGACATTAGCAGTGGTACTGTGTTACTGAAGACTGAACATAGCGCTGTTTTCCGGTACAGATTCGGCACTCTTCCTTCTGTAGAAACACCAGATGGAGAGGAACACAGCGGAGGCGAGAAGAGCCCCGACCAACACACCTGGCAGGAACCCCGTCAGGAACACCTGTAGACGTTTATTTAAGATTAAGAATTTCTTGTATCATTTGTCTATCTACCGGAAATTCCAATTCAGTACCATAGATATTATCAATACAATAATCCATACAAGCATAATGGACAGACGAACAGGCACACacggaaacacacacacggacaccgCTACCAAAAGCATAAAGGCAAAGAAAAAGGTAAATATAttagtcgctggaaaaataaaattggccaaatagacaaatatcacaccagaggagttagacgGCTGAGGATgtcacaaactgtactcctctggtgtgtgatatctgtctatttggccactTTTTACTATTTATGAGTCCAGCCAGTGACCCGTGGAGCTTGGTACGGAGACTATCAATGGATATATACCTGTACGGGGAAGACGCAGTGAGAAGCCCCGGTGCCCACCGTCCTTCCCGGCTGCGCCTGCGAGGTGCCGGATGTACGCACACCTGTTGGAGAAGGTGCCGGTGTCCGTGTTGTCGTGCTCAACGGTTCCGGATGGACAGTTACAACAGACGCTGTTGATGTTGTCGTCGTTACACAGACGAGATCTTCAGGACTAACGTCCTGTAGTAAACCCTTTCCCTGCAGAGAGATATAGAATGGTCGATTCAGTAAATACCGTGTAGGCAAAGCGAAAGAAGTCTACAACTCGAGTGGGCTTACAGATGTGTCTTATGTGTCAGAGACTGTCATTGTCGACTTGGACAGTTAGTTGTATTAGTTAAGTAGTGAGTGTTTCGACGCTGTAAGTCTCTTTCTCTATCTctagatctctctctctctgtctctctctctgtctctctctctgtctctctctctgtctctctctctgtctctctctgaaGTGTGTTCTGACAGTACAAACGTGAATAACGCTTGACACATGATACACATACAGATTGAAACCTAATACGTGTATATCGCACCTGTAGATTAGCaggccccgcacaggtgatgctgTACTCAACCGTGTAGAATCCCGTCATTCTCTGCTTAAAGGGAAGCATCctgcagtcacactgccaggggttccgCTCCACGTTAACGAACGTCAGGGAAGCCAACGTCAGGACGTCATACGCCGCAAAGGGAAGGGTCGTCATTCGGTTGTACTGCAGATGGAGCCTGTCCAGCGTGGAGATGTTCAGAGCTGCCAGTTCTTCAAAGGGAAAGGCACCGATCTGGTTGCTCTGGAAATCCAGCTCTTGGACAACGGACATGTTCAGCCCGAACATTGCacctggatggatggatggatggatggatggatggatggatggatgaatgattGATTGGATGAATGCATGATCCAATGAAAAAACTGattgaatgtatgaatgaacgATTGAATGAACGAAACATTGAGTGAGTCCATGATCGGATGCAAGAATGAACGATTTtatgaacgaacgaatgaatgaatgcatgagtgaatgaatgaatgaatgtatgaatgaatgatcgaatgaatcaatgaatgagactgaatgaatgaacgattGAATGAacgattaaatgaatgaatgaatgatctgTAAACATAGCAACCTAAAGCTAGGCTGAATTGTGTAACCTGTGGGTTGATTGTGCCATACCTGGAACCGTGGTGACCCTATTTTGGGCAACCTTCAGCGTATTGAGCTGCGGAGTGTTGTTGAACGTTCCCGGCTCGATGTCCCGGATGCTGTTCTGATCGAGATCTAGGAACTCCAGAACATGTAAGCCATAGAACATGTCTGCCCGGATGCTGGTGAGCCTGTTATCGGCCAGGTGCAGCGCCGTTAGGCTGCTCAGGTTGTGGAACGCGCCGCTGTTGATGGTGGAGATGTGGTTGGACTCGAGGTTTAGACTTTTCACCCTGGGGTACCTGGAATCAACATtcgacaaaaaaatgtattcaaacTTTATTAGAAGCCTTGTCCTGCTGGGTCCGTATGTATACACGGGATGCACATAAATGACGCATGTATGTGGGTCCAGTATCTGTATGGGTAGGGGGTATTTCTCACCTAAATGAGGCATACTACAGCTTCCATTGTCTATAGGACTACCTAAACCTTCTATCTGTTCGTCTTATGttgcactgttaaaataagttactaaaacTTGAGTGCATTGCCACATTGCCCTTGTCTGTCTGAAAGCAACAAATGAACATAAAAAATACAccgttttaaaaacaacggatgtaacgctagttcacctttattgcggggtaacctttatccgttgtatttaacaccagggtatttcgggatttccagtcgactgacggtggtctcaaactgcattatattgaaaaaaaaagtaatttgaaGCCAAAGTCCATctacgtgatatccctaaatatcctatttttaggtacaacggatatagattccccgcgaataaaggtgaactagcgttaggtggataaaggtgaacttgcttTACCTGGAGAAATCAGTCCAGTCTAAGGTTGTGATGGCGTTTCGCGACAGGTCCAGTCTAGTGACGTCAGCCGGCAGGAACTGTGGGACAGTGCTGAAGCCCAGCCCGTCACAGGGGCAGAACATGTCAAAGCTGAACTGAGACTCGTAGCTGCATCTGTCTGCACAGCCTGCAATTGGGCCGGGTTCCGCAAGGAGAAGCAGTACCAGAACAAACAGCTTCTTCATCTGGGGGGCCATGGTGCCTGCAAAAACGAAagaagactgcaacaaaagtgtATTCGGACCTTTTTTCCGTTTATTTACTGTCCGTATGTCTAGCTACTCAGGCTGCAGTTGGTCCGGATTCCGCAAGGAGGAGCAGTACCAGAACAGCCAGCCTATTGAGTGTtcacctggggagggggggcaagTTGTCTGTACATAGGAGAGTACATACATTCCTACAAGCAACATTACCTGCTGAAAACCGGCCCGCTGTGGTCGTTAGAGGAAAACTCACGTAAGATCGACAAAAAATAGAGGGGTGGGCTCTACAAACGCACCTGGAACTTCTCAAGACTCCAAAGGTGTTCCTTAACAAGTCTCGAGTTGTCTTAGCTAGCTCCCAGCCACACTGTGACACTGTAGCGACAAATCGTATAAGCGGGTGCGACGCTGATAGGGAAGACACTTGCAGACGGTCCGGACCTGGATCTTCATGAGAATCGGGACGTGACGCTAAAGAGTCTCCAGCTGTTTAGTTGCACCTGCTTTGAGACACAACACCTGACTACGCACGGCACACCTGAACTGCGGTTGCGTCACGGTGGTGACCTTTGTACAGGTGTTGTTTACCTGCTTCATACGGAGGTAACTTACCTGCCGGGCTGGCAAGGTGACTTGAGCTGATCTGAGAATTTCAGGCATAAGGTTCCTCAACGCGGCGTAAGACGGTACACCTGAGATGGTACACAAGACGTCCACATTTCCCAAGACGTTGTAGTTTCCTTCCGACGCTGTAAGGACCAAGGAAACGTACGCCTGAATGTTCTGTGGATACATGCACAGAGGTTATTGACCTTAGTATTAGCTTGTTCACGTAGGCGCTGCAGGTGATCGAATGGTATGACGTCAGAGTGTCACGGGGAGGttaatgctagtttacctttatccgtaagGTAAcctataacgggaggtgccccaacacggtacgctttttcttgcgctcaaactcatggcgctccacgctggacagtgtgcctaacttggtacgctttttttacattttgctctcttcagaagtacatgtaagtggtaaatttaagtacacagaaaaaattaatagcatgatattttagctttcttttgacactaaaatcgtgactgtatgtacttcttgtctcacatgaggaaggctgtacctagaacaatccagctgatgtgtttacgggcaatgggctgaatgcactgattgtgaatgcccgactaaaaaaaacagtacgaaaaaacgacaccgccaacatcaacaaaactctgtctgattatatgaaaatatcatctacatctctctatcaagtcttattttcatagacagcacgaatcatttgttacagtcaaataaatctttggagcgttttctagtctgccaccttcacggccacactcccttgggagtacaatggtggcaatgtttatgtcgcttccttttgcttgcttttctactcaacaaacatttaaagacccatattcatagtgttttatggagctttatttatgtgtatcatggcagttgtgtgactgcttgaaagagttcgtatagttagcgacacgagccgccaatacgcagaggccggtgaccgcagtgattcagcactgtcaacattactattagaattctgtttaaaaaaaaaaaaacatgaagtaaatatgttaaagtatacttggaatgcaaattaaagctgtatgcatggacttggtttatttacctttgtaatcagcatagtcagtggtaacaaacacggtgtacttatggataataagatcagcaaaaatccgtgccgtcttaggacgggaaccgtcttagggcggcccccgttatccCTTATTTTTCAAGCAGGGTACTAATATTTAGGGGTACCGAATAAACGGAcggtattttgaaaatattgcaagtgCATGAAACCACGATTGTCGctttgatatcccaaaataccctgctttgaaaaacaacggatataggatactcaacggataaaggtgaactcgcGAACTACTGAGTATGGTCAGGTTATGGCATAGAACACAGCATTTCAGTAGTTGGAGACAGAAAACGGGTAATTATATTGGATTAAAACTCTTGCAGCACAAATGTCTAATTGTAGTTTCTTACAAAACCTTAGGGTATGTTCAAAAGGTGGCTAACATCTGAAAAGCTTTTAGGTGACATAAGATTAAGAATGATAAATCAACATCTGATTAAGTGATGACACCAACAACAGACACACGTTAACTGCACAATGTACGCGGGTCTCTTTCAATAGTTTCGCACAGTAGGGTAGAGTGCGGTTCTTGAACTTGTCATGTATCCGAACTGCCCTCTGGCATGGGCTTATAGtcacagttttgttttgttcagtttttgtatgtttttgtatggCCTGAAAGTGAGACGTGTCAGGAACGACCTCTAGCGATCTGAGTTATTACTGCCGCTGCTGCTGGAGTTATTTCTGCCATTACATGTTTTAGCCACATGGAGGCGCTCTATGACCGATGTGTGCATgatgataatctccaagcagatcctactttGGCAAAATGGTACTCTCTATTACTCGAGTAAAATGGTCCCTGCCGACCATTACAGTTGTAATGGTTACGATTTTGCCACTGCTTGGAGATattagagatattattatacaaCGAACCCtgttatttgaaagaaactttaacataccacgttaaacagcctcattactcatactttgggtacctactggctggcaaaatacaccagattattattattattattatcattattattattattaaaacagTTTAAGCAGGATGCTCCCCGAAACTGACGTGTTACGCCGAAAAGCAGGTTACATACCGACAGAACAGatagtttatttattcattctggattctccatatacaatgacaatagaaggtatggcggaacaggtgtcaaaggatAACGTCACAGACACAGCTAACATGTGATTTCCTGAATGAAATATGCAagaccaaaccaaaccaagccaAGCCAAACCAAACGAAGACGGAAGTGAACTTTAGCAGGAAACCTGTTAGACATCTATGACGTAGAGCAGGAAACAGGTGGCATACATGACGTCATCGGTGACGTCACGTTGAAACGCTATCGCCCAAAATCTTACGTGACTTTTTACGTGTTTGGTGTTTCGTTTCCCaagaactgtaacgttacaatggGCAGGATttagcaaaagaaaaaaaaaaaaaaaaaaaataacacatcTGAACTTcgcttaaaaaaaaaacgcctggtAACtttaattgcattttttttaattgagaCACTCTTTTTATTAGGACAGACCTGGAGGGAATGTGTTAGAGCATTCGTTTGTTACGCTTGACAGTATAAAGGTGAACAGAATGTATTAGtttgcaaatgttgcctttctctTAAAAATTTGAATTTGGCGCGCTCAGTCCCCACATCTCGTATCCTCTCGCGATAGGCGGCGAGACTTGCGGCGTCATGGCGGAAGTTGGCTCATTTGGGACGTCTCAGTCGCCAGGAGTGGAGCTGTTTGCTCTGGGAGGGGAAACAAACCGGGCCGCGGACGTACTTTCCTGATCCTGCCGCACAAATGGCACAGAAATGCCGCTTGTACGACTGAAGGAGTTGCCAGTGACTGCCATTTGTTGTATTTTCGCCCAGCTGTGAAACTGACAACTACAACTCAAGTCCCGCCCCCTCAAGTTTCCTCGTCTTTTTGTGGATCTGAGTTCGCTAAAATCTGCTTGTCATCTTATCGGTAAGTCTGGTATAAGTTTCTACACTTGTAGTTGAACACGTCTTGTACAAATTACACCCCAGAAATAAGATATTCCTCCCATGTTTATATGTAAACTGAGCCGCTTCTGTAGAAGTTTCCGAGCTCGGATTTCTTTCTTGGAACTTCCCGAGTCGGGGTCATAGAGAGTTCACCGGGAGGAAGTCAGAGCTTTCGTGTAAAACCGGTGGGAATTAAGGGCTTTTTTTGTGTTCAGGTAGGAGCCTTAAGAATTAAGGGCCGGCTGTCCGCACAGGTGGGTGAACAGGTGAGTTTACAGGTAGATGGGCGTTGGGAAGGATTTGTTTGGTCATGATCAAGTTTAGTGTCAAGGTTAATAAAGACGGCGGTTCGAGTTGAACTTTGGTAAAGGATTGAACAAAAGTCACAAAGTCACGTACTGAGTTGGTGGACTTGTTATGCCGTAGCCATTGTTACTtcttttgttgatttttcaaaagttagcTTTCAATTATAACTGTTCATTTAAGTCAGTTACTTTTGTTTTTATGATTACTAGCAGTTTATTctaaaatataacgttacatgcaaatTGCTAGCTTAAGTTTGAATCCTGGGGTTGAATGGTGGTTTATATTGTTTAGTCATTGTGTAAAGTTCACTGTAAAATAGACCATACTGTAATGTTGATATTGCCAACATGTACTTGAACTTGTGAATTTATTACAAGTGTTGTTACTAAGGAGAAGACCTTTGATGTGTTACATAGATAAACCTTAAGCTTAGTTTAAGCATGTTTGGATCAAAGTCCAGAATTCGATTCCAGTTTATCACTGTAGAGTCTATGCTCCTGAAGGCACCAGCCGATCTTGTACCTGTCAAATAATTCAATTAAGTTTGATTAATGATAGCTTTGTGATGATTATTGGACATATGCATTTTTTAAAGGTTTATAGTTTTCGTTGTTTTCTcacaatttcattttgtggtTAAAGTTGCTAACTGAAGGACAATAAATCTTGCTGTACAGCATACCAACCTCCCAGACATACGCCAATATGGCGCCTAGTGCTATCAGTACATAAA includes:
- the LOC118407538 gene encoding gamma-aminobutyric acid receptor subunit beta-3-like — its product is MRIAPTTPPRKPLRKAEKEKKAEEDEVSTSVTIVGNWVVRRVAVVEYGEWKDSDQVNKYSTAMEGSNNEGMEAKLEGIVAEVKNINCEVKRINRYLERSSGQKWFSRRPFGKTRVLINTTLFSLRDVDTVKQEFSAELWFETFYKDSHLTGLKDRDEVDWDNQWDPWIELRNTVTIEKDVTRQSLIPVVGREVPIVHAFRMVRATFKADMDLADFPFDHQKLTIKLMSGWSTKRVELRKNLGCIDNITGDDFTDGEQWELSEYLECKHDVKDIKQQSKTSGEYPLYTITAHVQRKTGFYMWNIVLILAIITALSSVSSFSIPLEQHSDRLVITFTLLLTTVAFKLVVSHYLPTVPYLTLLDRYVLACIIFQSFVAVENISASISSYVDKYSAWLIDKIFLGIFMFALLCVHLYFRKEVLGTMNKTKGKMQRIEEEFKRVKRRTDEAYERRDKTQQGSTDTNLIITGFTYKEVQQFESWRPEDETNPLIFDVDDGNPTEMETLI
- the LOC118407587 gene encoding SLIT and NTRK-like protein 4, whose product is MAPQMKKLFVLVLLLLAEPGPIAGCADRCSYESQFSFDMFCPCDGLGFSTVPQFLPADVTRLDLSRNAITTLDWTDFSRYPRVKSLNLESNHISTINSGAFHNLSSLTALHLADNRLTSIRADMFYGLHVLEFLDLDQNSIRDIEPGTFNNTPQLNTLKVAQNRVTTVPGAMFGLNMSVVQELDFQSNQIGAFPFEELAALNISTLDRLHLQYNRMTTLPFAAYDVLTLASLTFVNVERNPWQCDCRMLPFKQRMTGFYTVEYSITCAGPANLQGKGLLQDVSPEDLVCVTTTTSTASVVTVHPEPLSTTTRTPAPSPTGVRTSGTSQAQPGRTVGTGASHCVFPVQVFLTGFLPGVLVGALLASAVFLSIWCFYRRKSAESVPENSAMFSLQ